Proteins encoded together in one Oncorhynchus nerka isolate Pitt River linkage group LG19, Oner_Uvic_2.0, whole genome shotgun sequence window:
- the LOC115146969 gene encoding uncharacterized protein LOC115146969, translating to MAHDTSLTGFRLVVLVLAALTVNAVCLIWICSVKHGESSPGAGVFPVHDLAKFLRSPSSNSSVFFKALPTKQSFAELGELEWEEERKEMDSMFLTKSRTHIQVTESGWYLVFVQVTFKLPAGKETRDLMLRLDFAFSEQTDQIASAFDKRQLLEEEQDATLSFSVLVRVGPENRLSVLASHRALIDYERRPVSTYITIIRCSD from the exons GTTGTGTTGGTCCTTGCAGCATTGACTGTTAATGCAGTGTGTTTGATCTGGATTTGTTCTGTCAAG CATGGTGAATCGTCGCCAGGAGCTGGAGTGTTTCCAGTTCATG ACTTGGCCAAATTCCTCAGAAGTCCCTCCTCTAATTCTAGTGTGTTCTTTAAAG CTCTCCCCACCAAACAGAGCTTTGCTGAGCTAGGTGAGCTGgagtgggaggaagagaggaaggagatggacAGTATGTTCCTGACCAAGAGTAGGACCCACATCCAGGTGACTGAGTCAGGCTGGTACCTGGTCTTTGTCCAAGTCACCTTCAAGCTGCCAGCAGGGAAGGAGACCAGAGACCTAATGCTAAGGCTGGATTTCGCCTTTTCGGAACAGACGGACCAGATTGCCAGTGCCTTCGACAAACGGCAGTTGCTGGAAGAGGAGCAAGACGCCACTCTGAGTTTCTCTGTCCTTGTGCGGGTGGGGCCGGAGAATAGACTGTCTGTCCTGGCAAGCCACAGGGCCCTGATTGATTATGAGAGGAGACCAGTCTCCACCTACATCACCATCATTAGATGCTCTGACTAG